One genomic region from Vanacampus margaritifer isolate UIUO_Vmar chromosome 2, RoL_Vmar_1.0, whole genome shotgun sequence encodes:
- the LOC144044323 gene encoding uncharacterized protein LOC144044323, translating into MAQKVILAVLVLLAIAMATVTAQRRRAQAQTQTANADEWNYRAGSDRVSMRGVANLTEILDNWRFDILNQMKGLLQNDHQSLLPDYARIQPLSEALGDLYKEFNALKAHLGELTEKFSAMETFMDEVKASRGSGQTQTQTQGQASSAPVPRQTGRRVMKKKTTPAATTS; encoded by the exons ATGGCCCAAAAGGTGATCTTGGCGGTGTTGGTGTTGCTGgccattgccatggcaaccgtgACGGCGCAGAGGAGACGCGCGCAGGCGCAGACGCAGACGGCCAACGCGGACGAGTGGAACTACCGGGCTGGCT CTGACAGGGTCAGCATGAGGGGTGTGGCCAACCTAACGGAGATTCTGGACAACTGGCGCTTCGACATCCTCAACCAGATGAAGGGACTCCTGCAAAACGACCACCAGTCCCTGCTGCCTGACTATGCTAG GATCCAGCCTCTGTCTGAGGCTCTGGGTGATCTCTACAAAGAGTTCAACGCCCTCAAAGCTCACCTGGGCGAGCTGACGGAGAAGTTCAGTGCCATGGAAACCTTCATGGACGAAGTGAAGGCCAGCAGGGGAAGTGGCCAGACCCAGACGCAGACCCAGGGCCAGGCCTCCTCGGCCCCTGTGCCCAGGCAGACAGGCAGGCGagtgatgaagaagaagaccacCCCCGCGGCCACCACTTCGTAG